A genomic region of Mus musculus strain C57BL/6J chromosome 7, GRCm38.p6 C57BL/6J contains the following coding sequences:
- the Hs3st2 gene encoding heparan sulfate glucosamine 3-O-sulfotransferase 2 isoform X5 has product MPRTLETQITLEKTPSYFVTQEAPRRIFNMSRDTKLIVVVRNPVTRAISDYTQTLSKKPDIPTFEGLSFRNRSLGLVDVSWNAIRIGMYALHLESWLRYFPLAQIHFVSGERLITDPAGEMGRIQDFLGIKRFITDKHFYFNKTKGFPCLKKPESTLLPRCLGKSKGRTHVQIDPEVIDQLREFYRPYNIKFYETVGQDFRWE; this is encoded by the coding sequence ATGCCGAGGACCTTGGAGACCCAGATCACACTGGAGAAGACGCCCAGCTATTTCGTCACTCAAGAAGCCCCTCGACGGATCTTCAACATGTCACGAGACACCAAGCTGATAGTGGTGGTGCGGAACCCAGTGACCCGAGCCATCTCTGACTACACGCAGACTCTTTCCAAGAAGCCGGACATCCCCACCTTCGAGGGCCTGTCCTTCCGCAACCGCAGTCTAGGCCTGGTGGACGTGTCTTGGAACGCTATCCGCATTGGCATGTATGCACTGCACCTGGAAAGCTGGCTGCGGTACTTCCCACTGGCCCAGATCCACTTCGTCAGTGGAGAGCGGCTCATCACCGACCCTGCTGGTGAGATGGGTCGTATTCAGGACTTCCTGGGCATCAAGAGATTCATCACAGACAAGCACTTCTACTTCAACAAGACCAAAGGATTCCCTTGCTTGAAAAAACCAGAGTCAACCCTCCTGCCTCGATGCCTGGGCAAATCAAAAGGGAGAACTCATGTACAGATCGACCCTGAAGTTATAGACCAGCTCCGGGAATTTTATAGACCttataatattaaattttatgaaACTGTTGGGCAGGACTTCCGGTGGGAGTGA
- the Hs3st2 gene encoding heparan sulfate glucosamine 3-O-sulfotransferase 2 isoform X4, translated as MECPRSLMPRTLETQITLEKTPSYFVTQEAPRRIFNMSRDTKLIVVVRNPVTRAISDYTQTLSKKPDIPTFEGLSFRNRSLGLVDVSWNAIRIGMYALHLESWLRYFPLAQIHFVSGERLITDPAGEMGRIQDFLGIKRFITDKHFYFNKTKGFPCLKKPESTLLPRCLGKSKGRTHVQIDPEVIDQLREFYRPYNIKFYETVGQDFRWE; from the coding sequence gagccTGATGCCGAGGACCTTGGAGACCCAGATCACACTGGAGAAGACGCCCAGCTATTTCGTCACTCAAGAAGCCCCTCGACGGATCTTCAACATGTCACGAGACACCAAGCTGATAGTGGTGGTGCGGAACCCAGTGACCCGAGCCATCTCTGACTACACGCAGACTCTTTCCAAGAAGCCGGACATCCCCACCTTCGAGGGCCTGTCCTTCCGCAACCGCAGTCTAGGCCTGGTGGACGTGTCTTGGAACGCTATCCGCATTGGCATGTATGCACTGCACCTGGAAAGCTGGCTGCGGTACTTCCCACTGGCCCAGATCCACTTCGTCAGTGGAGAGCGGCTCATCACCGACCCTGCTGGTGAGATGGGTCGTATTCAGGACTTCCTGGGCATCAAGAGATTCATCACAGACAAGCACTTCTACTTCAACAAGACCAAAGGATTCCCTTGCTTGAAAAAACCAGAGTCAACCCTCCTGCCTCGATGCCTGGGCAAATCAAAAGGGAGAACTCATGTACAGATCGACCCTGAAGTTATAGACCAGCTCCGGGAATTTTATAGACCttataatattaaattttatgaaACTGTTGGGCAGGACTTCCGGTGGGAGTGA